The genome window AACTGGCGGCAACCAGTGAAGCGCGGTCGATCGAAGGTGCACGCCAGCTGCTTACCGTACTCTCGGTGATTCCGGAACTGCGCGGCGACTCAAAAACCTGCAGCCAGTTCCTCGGCACCATCCTCAAAAAGAATGAAGGCTATGTCAACTTCGGCTTGATCCAGTTGAATGGCGATGTCACTTGCAGTGCACTGCCGCTGACGGGCAAGGTCAATCTCGGCGACCGGCCACATTTCAAACGCGCAGTGCAGGATAAAACCTTTGCCGCCGGCGACTATGTCATGGGTCGCACGGTACGCAAGCACACCATCAACCTGACTTATCCCATCTTCGGCAATAACGGCGAAGTGCAGGCAGTGATTTTTGCCGCACTTGATTTAAGTGTGCTCGATCGCTTTGTCAGCGATATCGAACTGCCGGCCGGTGCGGTCCTCGTCACCGCAGACAGCAATGGCACCATCATTGCCAGACGCCCGAATCCCGAGCAATGGATAGGCACGCGCACGCCGCAGTCACTGTTCGACGTCATGATCAAGGTCGGCTTCGGCACTTCGGCCCTGACCGATGCGGATGGCGTGACACGCCTGCATGCGTTCGCACCGGTGGGCACCAATAATATTTCCAATTTCAAGGTCAGCATCGGCATCCCGATGGACGACATCGTGGCACCCGCCAATCATTTGCAAATGATGGAACTCACCACGCTGGCCGTGATTGCCCTGCTGGCGCTGATCGCGGCATGGTTTGTTGGTGATGTCATCATCCTGCGCCGGGTCAAGGCACTGGTACACACAGCCGACCAGCTTGCCGGCGGTAACCTGAAAGCACGTACCGGCATCAAATACGGCAAGGAAGAAATCAGCCAGCTGGCGCGTGCCTTCGACAGCATGGCCAGCTCGCTGCAACAGCACGAAACAGAACGCGAGCAATCGAAGGCGATTCTGTTTGCTGAAAAAGAACGCGCGCAAGTGACGCTGGAATCGATCGCCGATGCAGTCATCACCACCGACAAGCTGGGCAATATCGAATACATGAATCCGGTGGCGGAAAACCTGACCGGCTGGAGCAAGGCCGAAGCGGAAGGATTGCCATCGACCCGCGTATTCAAAATCATTAATGGCCATACCCGTGAGCCGGTACCGAATCCGGTGGAACTCGTATTCGAACAGCAAAGCAATGTCGAACTAATCAAGGACACTGTCCTGCTGAGTCGCAACGGCAATGAATATGCAGTCGAAGATTCAGCGGCGCCGATACGCGATCGCGATGGAAAAATCATAGGCGTGGTCCTGGTGTTCCATGATGTCAGCGATTCGCGCAAGCTCGCGATCCAGCTCTCGCATCAGGCTGCGCACGATCCTCTGACAGGCTTGTTTAACCGTCGCGAATTCGAACGCCGGCTCGAGGTGGCGATAGACACGCTGGCACTGCAATCGAAACAGCATGCTTTGCTGTATCTGGATCTGGATCAATTCAAGATCGTCAACGATACTTGCGGTCACAGTGCGGGTGATGAATTGCTGCGCCAGATCACCGCCTTGCTGCAACCATTGGTACGTGACAGCGATACGCTGGCCCGTCTCGGCGGTGATGAGTTTGGTGCCTTCCTGGAGAATTGCACACCCGACTCGGCGGTTCGCATTGCAGAAAAATTGCGCCAGACAATTTGTGATTTCCATTTTGTATGGCAAGACAAAATCTTCCCTATCGGCGTCAGTATCGGCCTGGTCAACTTCAACAGCGATGCGCTGTCGCTCCCGGACTTGCTGAGCGCAGCCGATGCCGCCTGCTATGTGGCCAAAGATACCGGCCGCAACCGCGTGCATATCTATCGTGCCGAAGACCATCAGCTGGCACAGAACCAGGGCGAGATCAAATGGAATGAGCGGATACAAAAAGCCTTTGAGACCGATGGCTTCTGCCTGTACTCGCAAGAGATTGTCAATATCCGGCCTGAAAGCGGCAGCTTCCGCTTTGCCGAGTTGCGCCTCTATATGACTGACGATGCCGGCCGCCTGATCCCGACCACCGCCTTTATCCCGGCAGCCGAGCGTTACCACTACATGCCAACCATAGATCGCTGGGTGATACGTACCGTCTTCGCACAGCAGGCGGCGGCATTGCTCAAGTCATCGGATCAGCGCTTGCAGGTCATGCTGGTCAAGATATCCGGCAGTTCGCTGGATGATGAAACCTTCATCGAGTTTGTACGCGAACAATTCATCCACTTTGCGCTGCCTTACGACTCCATCTGTTTCGCGATTGCAGAAACCACTGCCATTACTAACCTGACGCGCGCATTGAGTTTCATTGATACGCTGAAACCGCTGGGTTGCCGTTTTGCGCTGGATGACTTCGGTAGCGGCATGTCTTCCTTTGCCTACCTGAAACACCTGGACGTCGACTTCCTGAAAATAGACGGCGGTTATATCCAGGGCATGGAAAGCGATCCGGTCGATTGCGCCAAGATTGAAGCGATTCAACACATCAGCAATGTGATGGGTATCAAGACCATCGCGCCGAATGTCGACAGCGAGGCCATACTAAATAAACTGCGTGGCATAGGCATAGGCTATGTGCAAGGCAGCGCCCTGCATCCGAAGACGCCTTTCTATCCGCCGCCTGGTAGCAAATAAATCGTTTCGCTGAAGAAGTTAGTCCCATTAAAAAAGCCAGCCAGGTCTATCTTGGCTGGCTTTTTTCCGGCGAAGTGTCCTGCCCTGCGCTTTACTTACGCGAAAACAGGAAACCAAGTACTAGGCCGAGACCGGCCGAGATAGTCACCGCACGCCATGGATTATGCGTGACATAATCATCTGTCGTAGTCGCAACTTCCTTGGTTTTTTTCACGGCAACAGTAGGGATTTCTTTCGCTGCGGCGATGGCGGAATCCAGAAACTCAACATACTTCTTGCTCAGTTCACCGGTCTTCTCTATCGCCTGGGATTTGGCTTCACGCGCCAGATCCTTCGTATCCCTGGACAAAGCCTTGAGGTCTTTGGAAATATCATCTACTTTGGATTCCATCATCTTTTTCTCCTAAAAGTTGCATCAATGTTCCGCCTGTCAGCGGTACGAATAACGCCCTGCTTGCGGCTGCAGGACCAGGCTATCAACTCATCGACAAATGAGCACGATGACGCAAGTTCTTCATCAGCTCATAGTTTTGGATTACGCCCTGATACTGACGTTCCACTACCGCACGCACATCAAGCGGCAAATCCTTCTCCAGCGCACGACGATAACTTTTCAGCGCCATATCTTCCCCGCGCTCACATTCCTTCATGATGGCGTCATCGTCTTTTCCCATCAGCGATGATTTGATATCTATCCAGCGACGGTGCAGGGTTCCGCCCAGGCTATGCCGCTGCTCGGGATTGCCGCCACGCGACACCAACAAGGCACTCAATTCCTGCGCCGCATCATTGCAACCATGCGCCAGGTTCAGGAAAGGCTGTTTCAACTGGCCGTCCCGTATATCTTCCGCGCATGTTTTGAAACCTGCTTCACCATCCCTGCACGCCTCAATCAATTCATTGAGGGTTGCCAGCACATCGTCTCTCATTATTCTTCCTTTCAGAAAACATAGACTACGACCCTCATGTTTTTCATCTGAGAGCCGTAGAAGAGTCTGTCCGTATCACTTCGACCGTGAATTGCCACTACCGATCCGCGCATAGGTGGAAATTTTTAAAGCGTGTTTCCGACGGTGGAAGATAGCGATGAATTCAAATCGCTATGGGATGGCAGTAAAAATCAATATGAAGCAAAGCCGCGCCTGGTTCTGTTCGGCAGCGTACATATGACAAGGAAGTATTATTCCCATGTCAGTTATATTCGCCCGCACATCTGCAATTGCATTGAAAATGGATTCTTGTTGCCGCTAAATCCATATTTCTGACAGGCAAGGTACAATGTTCGATGCGTTAGGGCATTCTGAGCCATCGATTGGAATCGTAGTATCCGCGTTATTCCACTTCATTCTTGCTGCCTAAACACCGCAGAAGTTGCCGAAATATCAAGTCAATCTTCATTTAGCCAAACGAGCATAAAGGACAGAAGCGCCTGCGCTTTTCTGCCAAGAGTCGTGCTGAAAGAAATACCAAGGAAGCTTGCGAATTTCGTATCAAAACAGTTTGTCTTTTAAAATGAATAAAGCCTTTCTATGCTGACCGCACATTACGACTCGCTACTGGTATTGATCTCATTACTGGTCGCCATCCTCGCCTCCTACACGGCGCTGGATATGGCTGGCAGGATCAATTCCGCCAGCGTCAGGGGCAGCATCCTGTGGCTGGCTGGCGGTGCGGTGGCAATGGGCATAGGCATCTGGTCCATGCATTTCATTGGCATGTTGTCATTCAACCTGCCTATCCCGCTGGGCTATGACCTGGGCATTACCGTACTTTCGCTGGTCATCGCCATCGTCGCCTCCGGCTTTGCCTTATGGCGCATCAGCCAGGCTGAATTACCTTTATTCCAATTGCTGGGCAGCGCGATCCTGATGGGTGTGGCGATCGCCGCCATGCATTACACCGGCATGGCAGCGATGCGCATGACGCCGGGCATTGAGTACGATCCCTTACTGTTCGCACTGTCCATCCTGATAGCGATCAGCGCGTCCGGGGCCGCCTTGTGGATAGCTTTCCGCCTGCGCAAGAACACACCGAATGTCGTGCGCTGGCGCGCCATGGCTGCGGTAGTGATGGGTGCCGCCATCATCGGCATGCATTACACCGGCATGGCAGCCGCCAACTTCCCGCTTGGCAGTATCTGTAGCGCAGCCGTCGAAGGTGTCAGCCCGGGCTGGCTCGCCATTGTGGTGATCGTGACTACCCTCGCCGTACTCGCGATTGCATTGCTGACCTCGGTACTGGATGCGCGACTCGATTCGCAAACCGGCAAGCTGGTGCGTTCCCTCGCACTCGCTAACCAGGAATTGACCAAACAGGCACTGCAAGACAATCTGACCAAACTACCTAACCGTACCCTGCTGGAAGACCGGCTGGACCAGATGGTGCACAAGGCGGTGCGCGAACAAAGCCGCTTCGCCTTGATGTTTATCGATCTCGACGGCTTCAAGGCCATCAATGACTCGCTTGGACATCACATCGGCGATTTGCTGCTGATCGATGTCGCCAAACGCATACGCGACAATATTCGCGCGCAAGACACCGCCGCCCGCCTCGGTGGCGATGAATTCGTTATGCTGATTGAAGTCAACGAGCCGGAAGATGCCGCGTCGGTCGCTGACAAGCTGTGCACCACCCTCAACCAGCCCTTCGATATTGCGCAGTACAACCTCGGCATTTCAGCCAGCATCGGCATTGCGGTATATCCGGAAGATGGCAGTACGCGCCACGATTTGCTGATCCATGCAGATGCGGCGATGTACCACACCAAGAGTACCGGCCGTAACGGCTATCACTTCTTCGAAGCATCGATGAATATCAATGCGCACAACCAGTTGCAGGTAATACAGGATTTGCGCACGGCACTGGAACGCAAGGAGTTTCGCCTGCATTACCAGCCGAAGTTCAACACTACAGATGGCGTGGTGGTCGGCGCTGAAGCGTTGTTGCGCTGGCAGCATCCGATCCGTGGCATCGTGGCGCCGGCTGATTTCATCAGCCTCGCGGAAAAAACCGGCCTCATCGTCCCTATCGGCGAATGGGTACTGGATGAAGCCTGCCGCCAGATGCGCAAATGGTATGACGAGGGTTATCAGCAATGGAAAATTGCCGTCAACCTGTCGTCGGTCCAGTTCAGCAATGACAATCTGGTCGAGATGGTGAAAGAAACACTGGCACGCAACAACTTGCCGGCCACTTGCCTGATGCTGGAAGTCACGGAATCAACCGCAATGCATAATGTGGAAGCCAGCCTGACTATCCTGGAACAACTGGTCAGCCTTGGTGTGGAAATTTCGATCGACGATTTCGGTACCGGTTATTCCAGCCTGCTCTACCTGAAGCGCCTGCCGGCAACCGAGTTGAAAATAGATCGCGGCTTCATACGCGACCTGGCACACGGTTCAGACGATGCGTCTATCGTTTCCGCCATCGTTGCGCTGGGCCGCTCGCTCAATTTGCGTATCGTGGCCGAAGGTGTCGAAACCGAGAAGCAGCAAGAATATCTGACCACATTGGGTTGCGACACGCTGCAAGGTTACTTCATGGGTCATCCGATGGCTTCCGAACAATTCATGGCAGCGATCAATGCACTCAAGGCAGTACAACTGAACCTGCACGTGCCGGGCGCGATCGGCGGCCCAGGTTTGCAAATCCAGCATTGATTTTTATTTGGGGCAGTAGACCAGTGCCAGCGGATCGTGCAGTGATGCGCTGTAGTGCCAGGACTGATGCCACATCATGTAAGGAGTCATCACTTGGCCTTGCCCCATCTCGACGGCAAAGGCTTCCGGTATCGTCGATATCCACGCAACAATTATCACTGCGGCAGCAATCGTAAACAAAACCAGTGTCAGCGCCGCCAGAAAAAGTCGGAAGATATGCGGGTTATTTACTTGATCCATACAGCCTCCCCTTGCACAACGGCCAGCCTGCCTAAGCGATGGATTGGAGAGGCGATTCTAAATTGAAGTTATTGACGGATTCTGTACGCTGACACACTTAAGCTGTTACTTAACTGAGACTCGTTCGTTTACAGCCATAAACAAAAAGGCCTTGCTGCGAAGCAAGGCCTTTTTTATTCTGATTCACCTCGGAAAATTACAATTGCGGGTTCAGTTTTTCTATCTTCGAATGCAATTTATTCAATGCAGAAATGTAGGCTTTGGCTGAAGCGACCACGATATCCAGGTCGGCACCGACACCATTGACGATGCGCCCGGCCTTCGACAAGCGCATCGTTACTTCGCCTTGCGATTCGGTACCGGTTGTAATTGCATTGACCGAAAACAGCAGCAATTCCGCACCACTCCCGACCTTGGCTTCAATCGCATTGACGATTGCATCAACCGGGCCATTGCCCTCGCCCTTGCAGCTTTCTTCCTTGCCATCGATCGAAAAGACGACATTCGCCGCCGGCTTGGAGCCGGTAGACGATTGTTGTGACAGCGAGACAAAGCTGTAGTATTCCTTTTCGTGCGATTGCTGCTCATCCGAAACCAGCGCCATGATGTCTTCATCGAAGATATCGGATTTGCGATCAGCCAGTTCCTTGAAACGCACAAATGCAGCATCCATCTCGGCGCCGGAATCCAGCGTGATACCCAATTCTTCCAGGCGTTGCTTGAACGCATTGCGGCCCGACAATTTGCCCAGCACAATCTTGTTGGTCGTCCAGCCCACATCTTCTGCGCGCATGATTTCATAGGTGTCACGCGCTTTCAGCACGCCATCCTGATGGATGCCCGAAGCATGCGCAAAGGCATTCGCCCCAACCACCGATTTATTCGGCTGCACTGCGAAGCCGGTGATCTGCGACACCAGCTTGGATGTAGGTACGATCTGCGTGGTATCGATACCGACTTCGAGGTTGAAGTGATCCTTGCGCGTACGCACTGCCATCACGATTTCTTCCAGCGCCGTATTACCGGCACGCTCACCGAGGCCATTGATCGTACATTCGACCTGCCGTGCGCCGCCTATCATTACACCGGCCAGCGAATTAGCCACCGCCATGCCGAGATCGTTGTGGCAGTGGACTGACCAGACTGCCTTATCAGAGTTCGGGATACGTTCGCGCAGGGTCTTGAGCATATTGCCGTACAGGCCAGGCACGCCGTAACCGACGGTATCTGCAAAGTTAATCGTGGTTGCGCCTTCCTTGATGACCGCTTCAATCACACGACACAGGAAGTCGATATCGGAACGGCTGCCGTCTTCCGGGCTGAATTCGATATCGTCAGTAAAGTTGCGTGCGTAACGCACCGCCATCTTCGCCTGCTCGAATACCTGGTCAGGCGTCATGCGCAACTTCTTCTCCATATGCAATGGTGAGGTCGCGAGGAATGTATGGATACGTTTGCGTTCCGCCGGTGCCAGCGCTTCCGCCGCGCGTGCAATATCCTTGTCGTTGGCACGTGACAAGGAGCAAACCGTTGCATCCTTGATGATGCCGGAAATCGCATGGATGGATTCAAAATCCCCCTGCGAAGCAGCAGCAAAACCGGCTTCGATAATGTCTACCTTCAAACGCTCCAGCTGGCGGGCGATGCGGATTTTTTCATCCTTGGTCATCGATGCGCCGGGTGACTGTTCACCGTCGCGCAGGGTGGTATCAAATATGATGAGTTTGTTGGATGGCTGGGCAGACATGTTTAATCCTTGGGAATTGCGCTTTAACAATCGCGCTATAAGGTGAAAGCTATACGATAAATCAATGATCGTCGTGCGGTTCGGGTTCAGTTTGTACGATACTGCTGACAGGCTTGCCTTTAGCCATGCGCCAGAAATACACGCAGTATCCGGACAAGCCATACAGGACGAACAAGCCGAACAAGACCTTAGGAGGATCGCTGGACACCACCACGAAAGCCAGCACGATCAAGAAGATCCCGATAAATGGCACCGACTTGCGGAAGTTGATGTCCTTGAAGCTGTAAAAAGGAACGTTGGTCACCATGGTCAGGCCCGCATACAGGGTAATGCCCCATGCGATCCAGCTCAGGTCCGGACCGGCAAAACCGAGGTCCTGCATCAACCAGATGAAACCGGCAACCAGCGCCGCTGCCGCCGGGCTGGGCAAACCTTGGAAGTAACGCTTGTCGACTACGGCGATATTGGTATTGAAGCGCGCCAGACGCAAGGCACCGCCGGCGCAATATACGAAGGCTGCCAGCCAGCCAAGCTTGCCCATATCCTGCAACGCCCAGACGTAGACCACCAGTGCCGGCGCCGCACCAAAGGAAACCATATCGGCCAGGCTGTCATACTGCGCGCCGAATTCACTTTGGGTATTGGTCAGGCGTGCCACGCGACCATCGATCGCATCCAGCACCATCGCCGCGAAAATCGCAATCGCCGCGTAATCGAACTTCTGGCTCATCGCCATCACGATGGCATAAAAGCCGCAAAACAGTCCGGCTGTCGTAAATGCATTCGGCAGTAGGTAAATACCACGGCGGCGCAAGGTCGGGCGCGGCGCGGCGACATCCTGCGTTTCGGCGGACAAGCTTTGGTTACCCCGGGCAAGCCGGCCCAGCGGCCGTGGCTTGGCGTAAGGAACTTTGCTATTTTTCGCTTTTCGACGATTGAAACTTGACATGCGTATCCTGTTTTCAGCTAGCGCTATGGATGGAGGATCAGGAGGCGTAGTGTATCAGACGGGCAATGCAACCGGCTGACAGCCACCATAAACATCACATAATTCTTGCCCTGCAACAGGGACAGGAATGCGCTAAAAACGACAATGGCCGCTACCAGCGGCAGCGGCCATCAACAGATTTTATGCTGCAGTGCCATATCGAGGCCCCGGCCCCGATATGGCGCGCAGTCTTAACGGAACTTGACCTTGCCTACGACACGCATATTCAGCGTGGTTTCACCAGGTTCAAAACTGGGTTCTTCAACCGGTGCCGCATCGGCTGCCATAGAAGCACGCATCATCTTCGGTGCAGCAGCCATTTCCTGCGCATAATTACCGGAACCCTCAAAATCCACGGTATCCATCACTGCATCGGCCGGATTACGCCCCATTGCACGCGCAATCGCCGCGGTACGTTCGGTCAGGTTTTTATAGGTTGCATCGATACGCTCTGCATCCAATTTCTTCGCAGTCGCGTCGGTCAAGCCGAATTGCAGGCCGTTCAGTGCCAGCACGCCCTGCGCTGCAGAGACAGTCTTAGGCAATGCACTCAGATTGGTGGTTTTGACTTCCAGATACTGGCCGACACGCCATGCAGTAGGCTGGCGCGCTTTATTGGACTGGCGCGGCTGGTCTTCCGGATAGACCGCATAGGTGTAATAGCCACGTGTACTCAGCACGGCTTGTGGATCGGCTTTACGCACGATCTCGGTACCCTGCTTCATTTTTTGATTTACGCGCGATGCTGCCGCCGCTTTGTCCTTGTCCTGCTCTTCGACCATCAGGGTCAGGCGCGCTTCGTCATTCGCGTGTTTGACTTCGCCGTAAGCAGGAACGATGACCAGGGTGCCCGTCGTTTGTACCGGCGCTGGTGACTGTGCAAATGCAGTCGCACTCGCGGCTACGCAACCAAGGGCCAGCAGGGTTTTGAATTGTGACATGTGATATCTCCCAAAAAAACGTAAAAGAAAGGCAAGCTGCGATTCGACAGCCAGCTTATTGCTTAAGTTCTTTCTGACCAGCAATCGTCACACTTTTTTACAAGATTCGGTAATTTGTTTTTAGCGATCCAAGGCACGTGAGGGCGAAAAAAAGCCACGCTAGTGCGTGGCTTTTCGTCCGAGCGCGGGATGTGCTTTCAAGCACATCCCGAATGATGCCCGGCTTAAGATCCAAGAATCTTAGTTTTTGGTTTGATCAACCAGTTTGTTTTTAGCAATCCAAGGCATCATCGCACGCAGTTTTGCACCAACTTCTTCGATTTGGTGTTCAGCTGTCAAACGACGACGGGAAATCAGGGTAGGCGCGCCAGCCTTGTTTTCCAGGATGAAGCTCTTCGCGTATTCGCCGGTTTGGATGTCTTTCAGGCATTGACGCATTGCATTTTTGGTGTCTTCGGTGACGACTTTAGGGCCGGTCACGTATTCGCCGTATTCTGCATTGTTCGAGATCGAGTAGTTCATGTTGGCGATACCGCCTTCATAGATCAGATCAACGATCAATTTCAGTTCGTGCAGGCATTCAAAGTAAGCCATTTCCGGAGCGTAACCAGCTTCGGTCAGGGTTTCGAAACCAGCTTTGATCAGTTCAACTGCGCCACCGCACAGAACAGCTTGTTCACCGAACAAATCTGTTTCCGTTTCTTCGCGGAAGTTGGTTTCGATGATGCCGGCACGGCCACCGCCGTTAGCCATTGCATACGACAAAGCGATGTCGCGTGCGACGCCGGATTTGTCCTGGTACACAGCGATCAGGTGAGGCACGCCGCCACCTTGCGAGTAAGTACCACGTACAGTGTGGCCTGGTGCTTTTGGCGCGATCATGATGACGTCCAGATCAGCGCGTGGCACGACTTGGCCGTAGTGCACGTTGAAGCCGTGTGCGAATGCCAGTACTGCGCCTTGTTTAGCGTAAGGAGCAACGTTTTCGTTGTAGACCTGAGCGATGTTTTCATCTGGCAGCAAGATCATGATGACGTCAGCAGCTTTAACCGCGTCATTGACTTCTGCAACGTTCAGACCTGCGTTCTTCACTTTATCCCAGGATGCGCCGCCTTTACGCAGACCGACTGTCACTTTGACGCCGGAATCGTTCAAGTTTTGCGCGTGCGCGTGGCCTTGCGAACCGTAACCGATGATGGCAACGTTTTTACCTTTGATCAGCGACAGATCACAATCTTTATCGTAGAAAACTTTCATGATGTTCCTAAATGGTGTTGTTGGTGTGAATGAACTACTTAAACTTTGAGAATGCGTTCGCCGCGACCGATACCGGAGCCGCCCGTACGGACAGTTTCCAGAATCGCCGTGCGATCGATCGAATCGATAAACGCGTCGAGCTTGGTTTTGTTACCGGTCAACTCGATGGTGTAAGTCTTGTCCGTGACGTCAATGATACGACCACGGAAGATATCCGCCGTACGTTTCATTTCTTCACGTTCCTTGCCGACTGCACGGATCTTGATGAGCATGAGCTCACGTTCGATAAACGCACCTTCGGTCAAGTCGACTACTTTCACCACTTCGATCAAACGGTTCAAATGCTTGGTGATTTGCTCAATCACATCGTCCGAGCCGCTGGTGACAATTGTCATCCGCGACAAGGTTGCATCTTCGGTTGGGGCCACGGTCAACGTTTCAATGTTGTAACCACGTGCAGAGAACAAGCCCACTACACGCGACAAGGCACCCGCTTCATTTTCCAGTAAAACAGAAACGATATGGCGCATCACAGATCCTCCGAACCCAACAGCATTTCAGTCAAACCCTTGCCTGTCTTGACCATAGGCCAGACGTTTTCGGTTTGATCCGTAATGAAATTCATGAATACCAGTCGGTCTTTCATGTCGAACGCTTCTTTCAGTGCGCCATCGACATCAGCCGGATTTTCGATCTTCATACCAACGTGACCGTAAGACTCAACCAGCTTGTTAAAGTCAGGCAGGGAATCCATGTAGGACTCGGAATAACGTGAACCGTATTCCAGCTGTTGCCACTGACGAACCATACCGAGGAAGCGATTGTTCAACAGGATGATTTTTGGTGTCAGGTGGTATTGCTTGCAAGTCGCCAGTTCCTGGATACACATCTGGATCGACGCTTCACCGGTAATACAAGCGACGGTCGCATCAGGATTCGCCTTTTGCACGCCCATTGCGTATGGCAAGCCAACGCCCATGGTGCCGAGGCCGCCCGAGTTGATCCAGCGACGTGGCTTGTTGAACGGATAGTATTGCGCCGCCCACATTTGATGCTGACCAACGTCCGAGGTGATGAATGCATCGCCCTTGGTGACTTCCCAGACTTTCTGGATCACCGATTGCGGTTTGATGACTTCGGTCGAATCAGTGAACTTCAGGCAATCGCGCTTGCGCCATTCGTTGATCTGTTTCCACCAGGCTGACAAAGCAACGCTGTTCGGTTTGGCATCTGCCGCATCCAGTTGAGCCAGCAATTCAACCAGCACTTCCTTGACGTTGCCGACGATAGGAATATCAACCTTGACGCGCTTCGAGATCGACGATGGGTCGATGTCGATGTGAATGATCTTGCGCGGTGTAGCGGAAAAATGTTTTGGATTGCCGATCACGCGGTCATCGAAACGCGCGCCGATAGCGATCATGACGTCCGAGTGCTGCATCGCCATGTTGGCTTCGTAGGTGCCGTGCATACCAGGCATACCGACGAATTTGTCGCTCGAGGCTTTGTATGCACCGAGACCCATCAGGGTATTGGTACATGGATAGCCGAGACGATCCACCAGTCGATTCAGTTCTTCCGACGCATTCGCCAGGATCACACCGCCACCGGTGTAAATCATCGGCCGTTCAGCTTGCAACAAGAGCTGTACTGCTTTGCGAATTTGACCGGAATGACCTTTGTCGACCGGCTTGTACGAGCGCATTTCGACTTCTTTCGGATACTCGAACACGCACTTGTGCATCGTGATGTCTTTAGGGATGTCGATCAAAACCGGACCTGGACGGCCGGTGGTCGCGATGAAGAAAGCTTTCTTCATGGTCGCTGCCAGATCCTTGACATCCTTGACGAGGAAATTGTGTTTCACGCATGGACGCGTAATACCGACGGTATCGCATTCCTGGAATGCATCCAGGCCGATCGCGTGCGAAGGCACCTGACCGGAAATGACGATCATCGGAATCGAATCCATATACGCAGTCGCCAAACCGGTAACTGCATTCGTCACACCAGGACCAG of Janthinobacterium sp. Marseille contains these proteins:
- a CDS encoding acetolactate synthase 3 catalytic subunit — its product is MTSETSTSSNNKIGEELTGAEIVVRCLAEEGVEHVFGYPGGAVLYIYDAIFNHSKFQHILVRHEQAAVHAADAYSRSSNKIGVCLVTSGPGVTNAVTGLATAYMDSIPMIVISGQVPSHAIGLDAFQECDTVGITRPCVKHNFLVKDVKDLAATMKKAFFIATTGRPGPVLIDIPKDITMHKCVFEYPKEVEMRSYKPVDKGHSGQIRKAVQLLLQAERPMIYTGGGVILANASEELNRLVDRLGYPCTNTLMGLGAYKASSDKFVGMPGMHGTYEANMAMQHSDVMIAIGARFDDRVIGNPKHFSATPRKIIHIDIDPSSISKRVKVDIPIVGNVKEVLVELLAQLDAADAKPNSVALSAWWKQINEWRKRDCLKFTDSTEVIKPQSVIQKVWEVTKGDAFITSDVGQHQMWAAQYYPFNKPRRWINSGGLGTMGVGLPYAMGVQKANPDATVACITGEASIQMCIQELATCKQYHLTPKIILLNNRFLGMVRQWQQLEYGSRYSESYMDSLPDFNKLVESYGHVGMKIENPADVDGALKEAFDMKDRLVFMNFITDQTENVWPMVKTGKGLTEMLLGSEDL
- the ilvC gene encoding ketol-acid reductoisomerase, which produces MKVFYDKDCDLSLIKGKNVAIIGYGSQGHAHAQNLNDSGVKVTVGLRKGGASWDKVKNAGLNVAEVNDAVKAADVIMILLPDENIAQVYNENVAPYAKQGAVLAFAHGFNVHYGQVVPRADLDVIMIAPKAPGHTVRGTYSQGGGVPHLIAVYQDKSGVARDIALSYAMANGGGRAGIIETNFREETETDLFGEQAVLCGGAVELIKAGFETLTEAGYAPEMAYFECLHELKLIVDLIYEGGIANMNYSISNNAEYGEYVTGPKVVTEDTKNAMRQCLKDIQTGEYAKSFILENKAGAPTLISRRRLTAEHQIEEVGAKLRAMMPWIAKNKLVDQTKN
- the ilvN gene encoding acetolactate synthase small subunit encodes the protein MRHIVSVLLENEAGALSRVVGLFSARGYNIETLTVAPTEDATLSRMTIVTSGSDDVIEQITKHLNRLIEVVKVVDLTEGAFIERELMLIKIRAVGKEREEMKRTADIFRGRIIDVTDKTYTIELTGNKTKLDAFIDSIDRTAILETVRTGGSGIGRGERILKV
- a CDS encoding SIMPL domain-containing protein, which gives rise to MSQFKTLLALGCVAASATAFAQSPAPVQTTGTLVIVPAYGEVKHANDEARLTLMVEEQDKDKAAAASRVNQKMKQGTEIVRKADPQAVLSTRGYYTYAVYPEDQPRQSNKARQPTAWRVGQYLEVKTTNLSALPKTVSAAQGVLALNGLQFGLTDATAKKLDAERIDATYKNLTERTAAIARAMGRNPADAVMDTVDFEGSGNYAQEMAAAPKMMRASMAADAAPVEEPSFEPGETTLNMRVVGKVKFR
- the pssA gene encoding CDP-diacylglycerol--serine O-phosphatidyltransferase — protein: MSSFNRRKAKNSKVPYAKPRPLGRLARGNQSLSAETQDVAAPRPTLRRRGIYLLPNAFTTAGLFCGFYAIVMAMSQKFDYAAIAIFAAMVLDAIDGRVARLTNTQSEFGAQYDSLADMVSFGAAPALVVYVWALQDMGKLGWLAAFVYCAGGALRLARFNTNIAVVDKRYFQGLPSPAAAALVAGFIWLMQDLGFAGPDLSWIAWGITLYAGLTMVTNVPFYSFKDINFRKSVPFIGIFLIVLAFVVVSSDPPKVLFGLFVLYGLSGYCVYFWRMAKGKPVSSIVQTEPEPHDDH